CGGATATATTTGGATACAAGGCCTAACTCAAAATAATTTTCACAACATGCTCAGATTTATTTGTTCCTATCCTAAAAATCTAAGAACTGCGCACGCATTGAAAACCTTCGCCCAAATCACACGCTACACAGAAACCCGGTGTTTTTTCTGCGAATGGCATTTTTGCTTCGCATTGCCCGCACAGACGTTCTTGCCCGCGCTTCATCGGTCCGCTACAAGGAACGATGGTCATGGGGCAGACATCGAGACATGTACCGCATTGCCTGCAGAGTTCGGAACGCACGCCAAAAGGAGAATCCACGCGGCGATCCTTGCCGCGCCCGACAAAGCCAATTGCCTTTACCCCATAGTGTCCCGTGCATGCGCGAACACAACGGCCGCATAAAACACAGTCATTGTTTCTGAACGGATAGCGAACTTCCTTCACGCCACAACGCACGGCAATGTCCTGAATCGCACGGGAGTTAGGCGCTTCGGCAACGAGCAGCTCTGCAATATTGCGTCGCAGTTTCCTGATTTTTTCGGTATGGCTCCAGATTACCATACCTTCTTTCACGAGCAGGGTGCAGGACGTCGTAATTTTAGACCTGCCATTGTCAGCATGCTCTACGATGCAAAGGCGACATGCACCAATATCTGAAACATATTGGAGATGACACAGATGAGGGATGCAGATGCCGTATCCAAGAGCCGCATCAAGCACGCTTGATCCTTTGGCCGCTCGAATGTTGGCACCATCAATAGTTATCGTCACATGTGGAGTCATATTATACCTCGTTAGTTAACTTGAATGGCTTCAAAAGTGCATTCACTTCTACAGATCCCGCATTTCTGGCAGATCTGCAGTTCAATTTTATGAACTTTCTTTCTTGCACCTTTAATAGAATTGTAAGGACATTCGCGCTTGCAAATCCCGCAACCTGTGCACTTTTCAGGATCAATTGTGTATGTGATCAACGCCTGGCACACGCCGGCTGGGCAGTGGTTTTGGTTAATGTGTGCATCGTATTCCTTGCGGAAATAGCGCAAGGTGGAAAGCACGGGATTCGCTGCCGTCTTGCCTAACGCGCACAGCGCTGTTTCACTGACCGTGTACGCCAACTCTTCCAAGAGACGTATTTGTTCGGGGTTGCCCCGACCTTCGGTGATATCAGTGATGATTTCCAACATGCGGCTGATGCCCAAGCGACAGGGCACACACTTGCCGCATGATTCGTCCTGCAAAAAAGTGAGAAAATACTTTGCTACATCTACCATGCAGGTCTCTTCATCCATCACCACAATGCCGCCGGAACCTATCATCGAACCTGCTTCGGCAAGTGCATCAAACTCCACAGGAAGATCAAATT
This genomic window from Candidatus Desulfatibia profunda contains:
- a CDS encoding (2Fe-2S)-binding protein; this encodes MTPHVTITIDGANIRAAKGSSVLDAALGYGICIPHLCHLQYVSDIGACRLCIVEHADNGRSKITTSCTLLVKEGMVIWSHTEKIRKLRRNIAELLVAEAPNSRAIQDIAVRCGVKEVRYPFRNNDCVLCGRCVRACTGHYGVKAIGFVGRGKDRRVDSPFGVRSELCRQCGTCLDVCPMTIVPCSGPMKRGQERLCGQCEAKMPFAEKTPGFCVACDLGEGFQCVRSS